Part of the Acaryochloris thomasi RCC1774 genome, ATAGTGGCTTCCCCCTGTGAGCAGAAAATATAGTTTGCAGGGACGGAACTTCCCACCTGCAAAATGATTCAAGATCATTAGCACTCATTAATATAGTGGTTTGTTTGGATTGCAGACGTTCATGGCCTATTTAATTCGATCCCTTACTCAGCCTGCTCGAGTTCGTTCCCAGCAACGATTCGCTTGGATTTCTCTGCTATCCGTTATCGGAAGCTTCTCAGGTTTCGTACCAGGGTTGACGCAAGATTTTTCACAATTGGACATGAGTTCCATTGCCCATGCTCAGGCGTTGTTGCCCAAAGTGGGTAACTATGCTGATGCTGTTCTACAAATGGAGCCTCTGCGCCTTAATGCCCTGACCAAGGTGCGTTCTTATATGGGGCAGCAGACGCCCAAAAACGTTTGCCGCCAGAGTGATTTACCAAATTCAGTCAAAACTACCTGCACCGACTTTTATAACCGGTCGGCTGACGTTATTCAGCGTAACGGTCTGTCTAACTGGGAATTTAATCAAATTACCGAAAAGGTGCGGACAGATACCCTCTATCGTCAGCGTCTAGACCAAGAGCTGCAAAGACGTCAGTAATATCAGAGCCTCTCCTGTTCTCTCGTGCTGCCGAAGATGAAAGAGTCATGGAATAATGACAGGTGATCGTGGCAATGACGTTTGATCTATACTGACTTATTCCAATGTGGGGTTAAGGGCGTCAGAATAGTGGAGAACGAATGTTGCCAGACCTGCAGAGCTGCCTGATGCTATGGTCAGTCGTTGGCAAAACACAACTACACCGCTAGAGCGTGAGGTCCAGCCGGATACAGCTCAGTTAGACAACATAAAAACGCAGCTCGATTTGGTCCTCTTAGCCCTAGAGGCCCTGATCGGCATTGGCTCTGAGGCGGTCCTGCAGGCCGCAGCAGATTTAAATTTGCAGGACTCGGTCAGCGATCGCGTCGCTCTCTGGCGGCTGCGTCAGTCTAACCCGATGCGGCGCGGAACCGGCGGACGCAAGAAGCTCGATATCGATGAGGCGCGAGCTTTAGTGCTCATTAGCTGCCATCTCGCACAGCAACATCAAGAGATAATTCGCAAAGCCGTCATGCTTTTGGAGGAGCTGGCTGAGCAAAATCGTCAGCCTCATCAAGCGGCGCTGCTAGGTGATTATCTTGATCAGTTCACCAACACCTATCAAGAGCGGATGGATGACAATCTTTCAACAGATGCCCTCAGTCATCTGGCTCTGAAGCTACTGGTTGACTTACTCTTCTACAGCAGTCCTCAAGGCTCTCGACGACTATGGGTAGCACTTCTCGACCGAGCGAATGGTAACGATGGGTAAAGCTGTGGCGCCATTGACGCAGCTCATCTCCCTTAGAATCGGCCTCGTCCCGTTCCCTTGGAAATAACCCATAGGGCGTGAATGGCCCCCGGCAGCCATCCCAGCAGCGTTAGCAAAATATTGAGCAACAGTGTGCCACTTAGGCCAACCTCAAGGAAAATACCCAGCGGAGGCAGGACGATG contains:
- a CDS encoding DUF4168 domain-containing protein; the encoded protein is MSSIAHAQALLPKVGNYADAVLQMEPLRLNALTKVRSYMGQQTPKNVCRQSDLPNSVKTTCTDFYNRSADVIQRNGLSNWEFNQITEKVRTDTLYRQRLDQELQRRQ
- a CDS encoding DUF3038 domain-containing protein, with amino-acid sequence MVSRWQNTTTPLEREVQPDTAQLDNIKTQLDLVLLALEALIGIGSEAVLQAAADLNLQDSVSDRVALWRLRQSNPMRRGTGGRKKLDIDEARALVLISCHLAQQHQEIIRKAVMLLEELAEQNRQPHQAALLGDYLDQFTNTYQERMDDNLSTDALSHLALKLLVDLLFYSSPQGSRRLWVALLDRANGNDG
- a CDS encoding YqaE/Pmp3 family membrane protein; the encoded protein is MQLLKIILAIVLPPLGIFLEVGLSGTLLLNILLTLLGWLPGAIHALWVISKGTGRGRF